DNA from Marinoscillum sp. 108:
ATCTGAAACAAAATGATAATATTTGTCATTGTACCATTGCACCGTCTGATCAATAGGTAAAGAGCTACCCATTGTAGAAATGATAGATTTCGTCGGAATTAGGCTCATTTCTCCAGCGCAAAAATCCCACTCAAACTGAGCACTTTCGCTAGAGTGATTGCTGACTTCCAGACTCTGATCAACACATAAATCAGAGTCAACATCAAAATCGGGAGATATACACTGGCCGTATGAAGTGAAAAAATTTAGATTTGCCACCAAGGCAAAACTCACTACCCAAAATGGTTTGCAAGAATACCGCATAAATTTGCCCTTAAACAAGGGTTATTTAATTGCAATTTAAGAATAATTAATGCGACACTATCAAGTTGTTTCGTTGAACTGAAGCTAATTCACTATAAATAAGGTACTATTCACCACTATTGAAGTCCCTAACGAAAGAATTGCTCGTTAGCAGATTTTGGAGTAGTTAAAAAGGTTGAAGGTCAAATGAGTCACTATGGATTTCTTAAAGCCGTTTCTATTAAAGCTTGGTTATTGCTCTAAACCACAATTTATAATCATTGGAACCCAGAAGGGTGGTACCTCAGGTCTATTCAATATCCTAAACCAGCATTCACTACTTTATGGATCAAGTCAAAAAGAAGTGCACTATTTTGACAATGACGAATGGTATGAGCAGAACAAACTGGAAGAATACCATAGTTACTTTCCTCTACCACATCAAATCCCAAAAGGAGCAAAGGTTTTCGAAGCTTCTCCACTCTACCTGTTTCACCCTAAAGCTGCCGAAAGATTATATTCATACAACCCCAAACTAAAATTAATTATACTACTCAGAAACCCTGTCGAAAGAGCTTTCTCCGCCTGGACCATGTACCACCATCATTTTTCAAACCAGCTAAGTAGTCGCCATGATCCAAGAAGTTTTTCACAAGCCATTCATTATGAACTAAATCACCTTCAAACTTCGGACTACTACAGTGATTTTAGATCCTATTTAAAAAGAGGGATTTATGTTAATCAGATTCAGAATTTCTTAAAGTTTTTCCCTAGGAAACAACTGCTTGCCATTGAGAGTGCTAGTTTAAAAAATGATTTTGACCCTACAATTAGAGAAATATTAAATTTCATTGGAATCCCATATGCCAAGCTGGAAAATATAACCTCAAACAAAAGTCAGATTAATGATAAAAACCAATACCAACAAGAAATGAAGGCGCTTCATCAATTTTTTGAACCTTTCAATAAACAGCTGTTCGACCTACTAGACACCAACTGGAATTGGGATTACAAAACCTAGGTAGAAGTTTTTCTAGATAAGCGAAGGCCTATCTTCCTTAAGTAAACTCTCATTTTAATAATCAGTGCCTTCATGAGGCCTCTGAAGGGGGTTACCGAGGCTATTTTTTGTGGATCTGACAATACCCGCAAGTACTTATCCGCATTCATCAGATCAACAATCTCCTCAATTCCGGCTGTGGCTGCATCAGTATATTTGTTGTCAAAAGAAATGTTTACACAAGTATACAAGTATGAAAGACTGAGTATGAGTTTACCTTTGGTGAATCTACTTGAAACACCTCCTGGATGTCTTCTATAAACAGCCATGGGAGTATCATTATAGTGGATTTTACCCCCATTCCTCATTAAAGTAAAATACAATCCCAAATCCCCATGTGGAGAATTGAGGTACCAATCTGGCAAAACAATTACCGGAGGCTTTCTAAAAACCACACTGCATGTTGGGATGAACCAAGGTGAAAATAAATCTTCGATTTGAAACTCTTCTTTCACAATCTTCCCTTCAGAATTAAATAAATTCAATTCCTGATCCCGGCGCTCCAAAACATTGTGGCAAGAAATTATATAATCGGAGTTAGATTCTAATAGGTCAACCTGTTGCTGAAGCTTAGAGGGGTCAGTCCAGTAGTCATCTCCTTCGCAAAGAGCTATATATTTCCCTTTAGCCTTGGGCCATAGGTACGTTGGCGAGGCTCTAATCCCCTTAGACCATTGATTCTCCGTCTGATAAATAGGTTTGATAAGCCCAGGGTGCTTCTTTTCAAATTCCTGAATGACATGAGCTGTATGATCAGTCGAGGCATCATCATGTATGAGAATTTCAATCTCAAAATCCACGACTTGGCTTAAAAAACCGGAGATTGTATCTCTGATGAACTCTTCATGATTAAAAGTAATGCAGCAAATACTCACTAAGGGCTTATTCATCATTACTAGTTCCTGGTTATCAGCACTTATATGTATTTACCATATTAAACACTACTGCTTCGATTTGTAGTTTAACCTTGCTTCATCTATGTGCTCAAATCGTCCAAGCTCCATCTCAAGTTTCATATCTTCGAGAAGCTGTAAGTAATTATACTTTGGTTCGTACCCCAAATCTTTTTTGGCATTTTCAATATCATATAGGTACGAGGTTTGACTGGGTTTTTCAGGGCGATAGATAATTTCAGAACTCCTCCCTGTTGGGTTAAATACTTTAGCCACACCTCTTACTTGTTCTTCCAAGGAGGTGGCTTTCCCAGTAGCAACATTATAAAAACCTCTCGAATTTTCACTAGAAATGGCCTTAACCACCATTTGAGTAAAATCTTTCACATAAACTATATCCTTTGAAATTGTTGGGTCTCCCCAAATTTCAAGAGGGCTCCCTTTTTTAGCCTCATCAATTAAGAATCTATATGCCATGATTGCCCTCCTTCCATCCACATACATTTCTGAGAATGACCTATAGCTGTAAATCGTTGGAAGCCTGAGAATTACATTTTTTATCCCGAAATCCTGAAAATAGTGTTCAGAAAGATCCACCGCGGCATTCTTGCTAATGATGTAAACCGCATGATCCCCTTTTAAGTTGAGTCTCCTTGAAGCATCTGGTGGTATTGCCTTGCCGGTATTCCAAAAACCAGCAACGTCTGAATGAGATTGAGTAAAGATGTATTTCTCAACATTATGAACTCTGCAATATTCCAGAACATTGAAGGATCCAAGTATATTGGTTTCAAGATAAAGCGAAGGCTCATACCCTTCCATTCTGGAGGGCATCACTCCGGCTATTTGGACCACAGCTTTGACGTTAGATGTAGGTAAGGCCTCAAAAGCAGCCTTCTGCCTAATATCAATCTTTGCTGTTTCAATTCCCAGCCTTTGATAGTAGGCCTCATTAAGATTTCTATTGCCACAAACAACCAATCTATACTGTCCCATTTTGGACAATTCATCTACCAGATAAGTACCAAGTGTGCCAGAAGCACCCAAGATTACGATCGTCTCCTTCATTGTTCTAATGTATAACTTCTTAATAAATGGCCCATACTGGTAACATCATTGTACATCATGGCGTCTAGGATTGACAAATTATCTGAGAACTGCGTATTGGACTGATTATAGGTTAGGTCTTTCATTTTTATAAATGCCAATCTTATATGCTCACGCTCAAAGTCCTCTTTTTTATAAAGGATTCTGCCGTTAGACGCATTAATATAAAAATCACAGTTTAATCTCTTACAAATATCCAACACTCTATCTAATCCTTTCAGATGGTCGTTATCCCACGCTGCTGAGGACACAATGAACTCTTTATCAATACTAAGATGCTTGCATAACTTCTTTAAGCCGTTGATATTGAACTCCGAAAGGCTCCTGAATGGGGTGTTAACTATTTCAGAAATAAGCGGAAAAACCTGATCAAACTGTGGTGCTCTATAGTAGCACGATTCAATATTCTTCAATAGTTTATCCTTCCATCTAATATTTTCAACTACTTGTAATTCATTAATCCTCTTATTGGCAGATGCCCCCTCAATCATGGCATTAATGTATCGTACTTCACCTCTATACTGAATCCTGTTTCTGTTAACCCAGCCCCCCTTTATGTACTGAACATCATCATAAAAGACGAAGCTATCACATGAATGTATTAGCTGAAAGTAACCCAAATATGGAAAGAAGTAGGGTTGCATTATTGCTAATTTCATAAACTAAGGTAGTTATACTTTTCCAGCAGAGAATCACCAGTCAGTGTTTTGAAATTCTGGTTGGAAGCATTGAGTAAGTCCTTTATCAATCCACCATAATTAGACTCCCAGGATAAGTTAATATCATCTATATCTAAAATGGGTGCTAATTTTTTTGACAAATCACAAAGACTGTTTCTGAAATGATAATCTATGTAATGTTCGTTATCAACCCTGGGTTCCCTCAGGAAATCGGTATAATAAGGAATAAATCGGTGGGTGTCAAAAGGATGCAAAAAGCCACTCTCGAAAGAATGAGGGAATCTCCTGTTGAGCTCAAGCTTAATGGCTAATTCCCGGTCTGTAAGCTGCTCATTATACTCCGATTCGACATGGGTGATCCTATCATCCAATTCTAATTCATTTGAAATTCTTTTGAGGAATTGCTTCGAATTTTCTCTCATTTCCTCGAAAAAGAAGACTTTTATATTCTCTCGGCCAAAAAGATGAGCATATAAATTGAAAACCCGATCATAATTCAAATCACTCAGAAAATTTCTATCCTGATACTGCCATATGTATTTCAGGTAATCATCAAAACTTCCGTTATACCCAAACCTGACTGTTTCCTTATAAAGTGAGCGGATCAAATCAGTCTGTCTCCTAACAACCATTAGAATTTTTGTGCCCGATTCGAATATTCCAAATAACCTTTTGGCTTTGGTTGTTGTATCTATACCTCCGTGCCAGTTGAAGCAAATGTTTTCATTGGAGATACCAACCGCGCTTACCATTTTATTACTGTCAGACTGAAGGAAATAATTTTCAAAAATCCCCTTCACTTGAGCTTGATCATAGGAAAGATCGTTTTTGAATCTCAGATCTATCTCAAGAGCCATGTTCACATGCTTATCAATGTATCCATGGTCATCCCAGTAACCCTTCACACTATCATTTCCACATCCCAAGTGTAGAAGTTGCTGATGCCTACCAAAAAAACCTCTCTGAAGTGCTGTAGAAGCAGATTTTGGATATCCGATATGGATATAGCGGATTGCCTTCTCAGTTTTTCTCGGCTTAATTGGTTTACTCAATTTGGTCACTGATGACTGTTCTTTTGCCAAATGCTCTTTGAGGATTTTATGTATACCAAAATGCGAAAATATCTTTCTCAGATTGAGATGGTACAGGCTCCTTGCTAATGTGCTAATCTTTTTCATACCTTAAAGAGCCTTTAGAAGAATCTCAGCAATCTTTTCTTGATCACTCTCGGTCAACCCATAATACATAGGGAGACATAAAATTCTTTTTGAGATGTCCTCGGCTATAGGACAAGATTGGCTTTTCACATAGTCCAAACTATTTAAAGCCGGATAAAAATACCTCCTTGGAAAAATATCACTTTCTTCTAGTCTTTTCTTTACCTCGAGTAAAATTCGTTCACTCTCAAAAATTATGGGATAATAAGAGAAGTTAGATTCTCCGGCTGAACTAACGATAGGCCTTCTAACTCCAGAGTGCTGCAATAATGTATCATAAAAAACACTCAACTTCTTACGATCGAGGAGTATTTCATCAATATAGTTCAGGTTTACTAAACCCATGGCTGCATGGAATTCACTGACTTTCCCATTGATTCCAATGCCTTGGAATTTTTCTGAACCGTCGTGACCAAAATTTCTCATGAACGCAACCTTTTCGAGCCATCTCTCATCTTTAGAGAAGATTCCACCTCCCTCAATGGTGTGATATAACTTAGTGGAATGAAAACTAGATATGCTTATGTCTCCATATTCAAACAATGATTTGTCCTTATATTTCGAACCAAACCCATGTGCTGCATCAAAAATAAGTTTTTTTCCCCTGCTCTCACTTAAAAATTCAAGAGATTCAACATCACATGGATTTCCAAAACAATGAGTAGCAAGAATCCCATCGACCCCATGACCAAGTGCTTCCTCAACCCTCTCTGGGTCAATGTTCAATGAATCTGGGTCAATATCAACAAAAATGGGCTCACACCCTTCCCACACCAAACTACTGGTAGTGGCCACATAACTAAAGGGAGTGGTAATGACCTTACGTTTCATCCCCAAAACTTTGATAGCCAATTGCAAAGCAATGGTTCCATTATTCACTAGCAACATCTCCTTAATTTTTAGGTATTTTGCTAGTCTATCCTCCAATTGGCGAACATTAGGTCCATTGTTCGTTAACCAATTATTCTCCCATATTTCGTTGATATATTTTTGATATTCGTCCTTTTTTGGCAGGAAGGGCTGTGTAATAGGAATCATTGGACTCTTTTAGTAAAATGGAAATTATATACTAATGACTTGAATTAAGTTTTGGGAAAACTTCCCTCACAGGATTAACACTGAGAAACGAACAAAACTTATTATAGCTAGATTTATCATTCAAATTGATCACCAACAAATCCATTTTCCGCTCTTTGAAGTAGTCCTTAATGCCACGGTTATACTCATTGTAAAACCGAATCAAAATCTCCCTGTTGTATGGATCACTCTCGGGAGTGTCAAATAAAAGCCTATTCACCTTCCAAGGTCTTCCTGGTGATGAGTTGAATGCAGCTTGCAAGTGCTCTTTGGTGGGTGTTTGTCCGTTTGCCCACAACTTTCCATGAAAATTGATTAGGGAGGAAACCCACTGATCCGGATCATCCCTTTCCGTTAGAATAAACTTACTCCCTGGAAATGCCTGATCCAGCGCAACGTAAGTGTAGGGAAATGAAAAGGGTGAATCCTGAAAGGCTTCAGCGCTTTTACAATATTTCACTATTGGACGGAAATCTCTCATAGCCCAACTATCTAGTAAACCCTTGGCCTTCTCCTCATCACCCACTTTGAATCCGAGCTCACCAAGAGCGAATTTCAGCGAGGTGGTACCTGTCTTGTTAAGACCAACACAAAAAATCTTCCTTGCTTGAGAATACCTTCCGAACATGCTTTTGACGTTAAGACCAATAGGATTCAAACTCGATGGGTTGCCAAATATCTCTGTCTGATAAAATCTGAAATGTCAGAACAGAAGATATTCTCAAAACTCTCTCCCCATCATTGGTTACGGATAGAGTAAGGGAGTAAATCCCCTTAGATAGATTAATATGGTCAGTTTTAAGGTTCAAATGAATTTCACTAAACTCAGAATCTATTCTCGTAATCTTGTCATTCGGAATATCCTCTTTTGGCCAAATCAAACCAATGGGTCGCTGTTCCAAATCAAACACAATTAAATGTATTTTCGGATTTGCATACTGGTTGGAAATTTTGAGTCTTATTTCCACCACCAGATCATCTCCATGATTAACACTAAGGGTGCCCTGCGTCAGTTGAGCATTCTGGATACCAATTTGCAAAAGTTCCACCCCCCCCTCAGTATTAATGAACTCAAGACCCTTGGTGCTCATCATACTGTAATACTGATCTATCCCGGAGGGTACATTGCTCCCCGTATATACCACCTTCCCGTGGTCCAGCAACATCAGTTGATTTGAAAGTCTGGAAACCTGGGGCATTTGATGGGAAACAAAAATGACCGAGCAATTTGCAATTAGTCTGTCTAATAAGTTCAAGCATTTTAACCTAAAACCAATATCCCCTACAGCCAGAACCTCATCAATAATTAAAATGTCGGGCTCCAGTTGAGCTGCAACAGCAAAACCCAACCTAACCTTCATGCCTGAACTGTAATTTTGGACAGGTGTATCAATAAATTCTTCTAATTCTGCGAACTCAACGATTTCATCAAACTTCTCTTCAATTTCCTTTTTATCAAACCCCAGAACCGCAGCATTGATGAAAACATTCTCCCTCCCTGTCAAAATAGGATTAAATCCAGCTCCCAATTCAATCAGGGCACCAACCTTACCTCTCATCTCTATTCTACCAGTATCCGGTTTTATCAACCCATTCAAAATCTTAAGTAATGTGCTTTTTCCAGCTCCATTATGACCTATTAATCCAAGACATTCACCCCTGCGAAGTTCAAAAGAAACATCCTTTACAGCCCAAAATTCTTCCTTCCGTAATGTTCTATTCCGATCGCGACCTATCAGCTCAAAACCAATATCCTTCATGCCATACCACAAGGATCGTTTTAGACTTTTACAGAACTTTTTCGAAACTCCTTCGGCTTTGATGAGTATTTCTCCTGATCCTCTATTCTCCATAATTAGCTCCCAATTCGTTCAATAAGATGTGGCAAGGAGAGTCTAAACAATATCAACCCGCATACCATCCCTAATAATGACAGACCAAATATTAATATAAAATCAGCACTCACCCCATTGTATCCTATTGCCAGCCATGTTCGTGACTCGTCAAGGATGGTTGCTACCGGATTAATTCTGGCCACCACTGCAATCATTCCTCCTTTAGGCATTGGGTAAATAATGGGAGTAAGAAAGAATAAAAACTGAGTAATTATGGCTATCCCCTTCTGTACGTCACCGTATAGCAAGGATATCGGAGCCAGGATCAGGCTAAATGTAAACCCCAGAAAAATGATCGTCAATATGCCAATGAGGCCAGCGAAAGCACTGACGTGGAAATGCATACCTGTAAACACGAAAACGAATATCAATAGCACTAACTTGATGAGAAGGTTAAATACAATCTCATAAAACCCAGAGAGTAATATCGCCTCTCTCGGGAAATTGATTTTAACCAGCATTGACTTAGCTTGTTGTATGACCTTTAGCGGGGTATTAAGAGCATCCAGAAAGATTTGCCAGAGAATAGTACCCGTAAATACAAACACTATATATGGGATTGGAGTGTCATCTACCGTAAAAACGTTCTGACCTCTCAGGAAAACCCAAAACAGAGTGCTCATAATCGGTGGAATAAACGCCCAAGCCAACCCTAAGAAAGATTGCCTGTACATCGCGCTAATGTTCCTTCTAAACAATCGCCAAGCCAGAAATTTACCCTCAGAAAATCCTATCAGAATTGACCTTAACAATCTCAGCGGGTGATGCAATTGGGATTCCGGTTCGTAAATATGAATTTCCTGAGGCTTATCCAAATTGAAATAATCTATTTGACAGAATGAAAATTATAAATGCTAAAATAGGCATCTACGCCCACATCTAATGAAAAAACGGCCTTACATCTATTCCTTATCAAGTTACTATTCGCTGAAAACGCCAATAACCTCTGTGAACTTACATTAATCTCTGCCGGGCCCTCTACATCAACCATTACCCCCATCTCCCTTGAAATATAATTATCCGAATCTCCAATGCCTTTGTTTGCTATAATGGGCACTCCCATGGCCATAATTTCGCCCATCTTAGTGGGGGAAGACGCCTGCTTTGAGAACACAGGCTTGATAAAGAAAATAGAAAAACTGGAAAGTGCTATATGCGCCGGCATCTGAGATCTGGAGACAGGTCTGATCATGATGCTATCCAAGGGAATCTTAAGCCTTCTGGCAATTCGCAAAA
Protein-coding regions in this window:
- a CDS encoding sulfotransferase domain-containing protein; the encoded protein is MDFLKPFLLKLGYCSKPQFIIIGTQKGGTSGLFNILNQHSLLYGSSQKEVHYFDNDEWYEQNKLEEYHSYFPLPHQIPKGAKVFEASPLYLFHPKAAERLYSYNPKLKLIILLRNPVERAFSAWTMYHHHFSNQLSSRHDPRSFSQAIHYELNHLQTSDYYSDFRSYLKRGIYVNQIQNFLKFFPRKQLLAIESASLKNDFDPTIREILNFIGIPYAKLENITSNKSQINDKNQYQQEMKALHQFFEPFNKQLFDLLDTNWNWDYKT
- a CDS encoding glycosyltransferase, which encodes MMNKPLVSICCITFNHEEFIRDTISGFLSQVVDFEIEILIHDDASTDHTAHVIQEFEKKHPGLIKPIYQTENQWSKGIRASPTYLWPKAKGKYIALCEGDDYWTDPSKLQQQVDLLESNSDYIISCHNVLERRDQELNLFNSEGKIVKEEFQIEDLFSPWFIPTCSVVFRKPPVIVLPDWYLNSPHGDLGLYFTLMRNGGKIHYNDTPMAVYRRHPGGVSSRFTKGKLILSLSYLYTCVNISFDNKYTDAATAGIEEIVDLMNADKYLRVLSDPQKIASVTPFRGLMKALIIKMRVYLRKIGLRLSRKTST
- a CDS encoding NAD(P)-dependent oxidoreductase, yielding MKETIVILGASGTLGTYLVDELSKMGQYRLVVCGNRNLNEAYYQRLGIETAKIDIRQKAAFEALPTSNVKAVVQIAGVMPSRMEGYEPSLYLETNILGSFNVLEYCRVHNVEKYIFTQSHSDVAGFWNTGKAIPPDASRRLNLKGDHAVYIISKNAAVDLSEHYFQDFGIKNVILRLPTIYSYRSFSEMYVDGRRAIMAYRFLIDEAKKGSPLEIWGDPTISKDIVYVKDFTQMVVKAISSENSRGFYNVATGKATSLEEQVRGVAKVFNPTGRSSEIIYRPEKPSQTSYLYDIENAKKDLGYEPKYNYLQLLEDMKLEMELGRFEHIDEARLNYKSKQ
- a CDS encoding WbqC family protein, whose translation is MKLAIMQPYFFPYLGYFQLIHSCDSFVFYDDVQYIKGGWVNRNRIQYRGEVRYINAMIEGASANKRINELQVVENIRWKDKLLKNIESCYYRAPQFDQVFPLISEIVNTPFRSLSEFNINGLKKLCKHLSIDKEFIVSSAAWDNDHLKGLDRVLDICKRLNCDFYINASNGRILYKKEDFEREHIRLAFIKMKDLTYNQSNTQFSDNLSILDAMMYNDVTSMGHLLRSYTLEQ
- a CDS encoding DegT/DnrJ/EryC1/StrS aminotransferase family protein — its product is MIPITQPFLPKKDEYQKYINEIWENNWLTNNGPNVRQLEDRLAKYLKIKEMLLVNNGTIALQLAIKVLGMKRKVITTPFSYVATTSSLVWEGCEPIFVDIDPDSLNIDPERVEEALGHGVDGILATHCFGNPCDVESLEFLSESRGKKLIFDAAHGFGSKYKDKSLFEYGDISISSFHSTKLYHTIEGGGIFSKDERWLEKVAFMRNFGHDGSEKFQGIGINGKVSEFHAAMGLVNLNYIDEILLDRKKLSVFYDTLLQHSGVRRPIVSSAGESNFSYYPIIFESERILLEVKKRLEESDIFPRRYFYPALNSLDYVKSQSCPIAEDISKRILCLPMYYGLTESDQEKIAEILLKAL
- a CDS encoding sulfotransferase: MFGRYSQARKIFCVGLNKTGTTSLKFALGELGFKVGDEEKAKGLLDSWAMRDFRPIVKYCKSAEAFQDSPFSFPYTYVALDQAFPGSKFILTERDDPDQWVSSLINFHGKLWANGQTPTKEHLQAAFNSSPGRPWKVNRLLFDTPESDPYNREILIRFYNEYNRGIKDYFKERKMDLLVINLNDKSSYNKFCSFLSVNPVREVFPKLNSSH
- a CDS encoding ABC transporter ATP-binding protein translates to MENRGSGEILIKAEGVSKKFCKSLKRSLWYGMKDIGFELIGRDRNRTLRKEEFWAVKDVSFELRRGECLGLIGHNGAGKSTLLKILNGLIKPDTGRIEMRGKVGALIELGAGFNPILTGRENVFINAAVLGFDKKEIEEKFDEIVEFAELEEFIDTPVQNYSSGMKVRLGFAVAAQLEPDILIIDEVLAVGDIGFRLKCLNLLDRLIANCSVIFVSHQMPQVSRLSNQLMLLDHGKVVYTGSNVPSGIDQYYSMMSTKGLEFINTEGGVELLQIGIQNAQLTQGTLSVNHGDDLVVEIRLKISNQYANPKIHLIVFDLEQRPIGLIWPKEDIPNDKITRIDSEFSEIHLNLKTDHINLSKGIYSLTLSVTNDGERVLRISSVLTFQILSDRDIWQPIEFESYWS
- a CDS encoding ABC transporter permease, with amino-acid sequence MDKPQEIHIYEPESQLHHPLRLLRSILIGFSEGKFLAWRLFRRNISAMYRQSFLGLAWAFIPPIMSTLFWVFLRGQNVFTVDDTPIPYIVFVFTGTILWQIFLDALNTPLKVIQQAKSMLVKINFPREAILLSGFYEIVFNLLIKLVLLIFVFVFTGMHFHVSAFAGLIGILTIIFLGFTFSLILAPISLLYGDVQKGIAIITQFLFFLTPIIYPMPKGGMIAVVARINPVATILDESRTWLAIGYNGVSADFILIFGLSLLGMVCGLILFRLSLPHLIERIGS